The genomic region TGTTCTGTGCATGATGGATTGAAGGGTCTCACAAGTCCTACATTGATTGGTCTATATTTTCATTGCCAACGATATTCCAATTCATGAAAGAAATTTCTAACATAGCAGGAAAGATATCAGTGCTCAAATTGGTTATTATCCACAAATAGGGGCGAAACTAGGAATTTTTGCTGAGGACAACTTCTATTTTTAAATACTATCTATTATAaaggatttttaaaaattcttgaGAGGGCCATGGCCACCACACCCTTGGCTGTAGTTCCACCCCCTATTAATATGGGCAAAACTTTATTTcaagaataacaaatttatagttCTCATCCACTATATCCAAATGAGGTGGTATTACATGTAGTCAAAATATGATAGATTATTCCTACCACCACCACGTTGTCTATTGTTGGATGGATGTTGgtgaaagaaaatatattagattttggTACTTGAGTTGACTTAATGTGGGCTAGATGGGTGGTTAACTATTAAGCAGAAGTGGAGGTCCATCAGGACTTAGGCTGGGTTTCAAATATGAAACCCATTAAGTTTTCTGAGAGAGGcccaatttcttaaaaattctcTCGTCAGGTTGACAAGATTGAAGTCATTGATTTTTGGAGGCACTGTTAAATGACAAATCTATGAAATTGTGAAGACTGAAGGACAGTCAAGCAACAAGTCGTGCAGTAGATTGAATTCATACAACAACCTATCTAGTGTTGGAATTATACTACAAGTAGTTGGTTGTAGCCTTTAATTACAGTGTTATCGTTTTGTAAGAAGTTAGTTACTTAGTTTGCCGAGGGTATGCTGATACCATAAACTAGTTGCTAACCCTTTAACAAAATCTTCTTTTTCCAAATTTAGAGCAGGATCCAGAATGTCAAGCACTTGATTGGGTGAAACTTctttaacaaaatcaaaaaaaggTTCAAGCtatctttgaaaaaattaattatttgtggGTCTTTTGCCTGTGACCAGCTCTAATAATAGTATGAAATAATTGTAGATATCACTGGGTCCTTATTTCTCATACCATACTTTGCAAttgcaaataaaattttttatttgattgatctaattccatattaaaaaaaggaaaaaaaaaataataatctcaCTAGTTTTGAAGGAGCTCTTTAGTGACATATAATAGGAACAATATTATGACAGCAGAAAAGTTTTTTCAAGGCATGCTCTATCTTCTACAAGATATTCTTATTTGAGTTATATTTCATACTAGAAAGTATATTAagaagtattgtgaaaaaacataatttaaagtTAAGAAATGGTAAAGTTATTTGAGTTACTTCATCCTTATTCcagggttttttttaaaaaaattattattattttttttttttactttttcaacttttcataCATATGTATAGTGAATAACTATGAAGACAAAATGGCAGAGCTACCACCACCAAAAGTGAGCAATTTAATGACATgtaaatacaagaaaattataaaatattttggaaatacaaaaaatataccATTTCTCCTCTCTTTCGATGTTATTAAACCTTAGTCCCTTTCACTTTctgttgagaaaaagaaaggaaaaaaaaaattaaaagggcAGGTGCCAACTACACAACATTGGATTTCTAATTGGAACATAGAATTGCCCTAACTCTGCCATGCCGTTTTGTGGATTTGACATCTCATAAATTAACTATaacatttttcaacattttaggGATGCAAGTGATTAGGATATGATAGGAGTCACTTAGCCGTGGAAAGAACTACCTCAGCATCGTTTGTAGATGACTTTTTAGTCCCAACTCTCAAGTTACGAAGGCAGCATGCTGGAAATAATAGGCCCAAAGCTGTATTCAACCACACCCCAgcgcttcttctttttttctttttttgggcttgAAACTAGACCCAAGTGTTGTTTGGGTCCAAAtgccataatttaaaattaatagaatTGGTGGGTCAAGCTTGGGTTTCAAGTGATAAGTGATAACCCAGATATTCTTTATAATGCGCTATATATGAGTTTTAAATCCCACCCAAATTCATAATTCTTTATAGTGCCCTTTCTGACCATCTAcccatttaaataataataataataataataataataataataaatggtGGGCCAATTTTGAGGTAGAGAGATAAGATAGTCAAAATTATTTGATGTTTCCATCCTTCTATTTagatatttgaaacttaaaataagaaattttgaaacttaacaATTTTAGTtgtactgaaaaaaaaaattagaaaaatataatgtgtaataacaatagttagaagaatatggatcacttcaaaaaagaataatatcaataaaaaacactaaaataatagtattatatatttagaaaatagAGATATagaaattacttttaaaaactttttaacttttagaaAGAACAAATcatctacaataaaattttgagaataaaGTATACATTTTATATCACATTTCAAAATAATGATATATTTCCATACATTGCGTCACTGTGATTAGTTAGAATAAAAATGGCTTACAAGTTTTACTCCTGATCATCACAGAAGACAAAGCAAACATATATTagcttcattttgttttttgaggaaaattatttattagGAAGTATACACGGGGGAGTGAATGGAACTCGAGGTCGTCAACTAAAGCTCCAAGAGAGATGCATGTAATGGGTTATCACGTTGTACATTAATGTACAGAAAGAGGGCGCCCATCAAGTGTAGAGGCAGGGACTATTTTAAATTCAAGACAtgcaaagtatatatttttctcatattttttgttttcacttcTGATCATTCATTGGTTCTTTTCTTGAATTGGAAACTAGTCGATTTCTTCATTAAGATTGAATATTATATACGTAAGATGCAACTAGAGTCAcattatttaaatgttaaaataacGTTATACTTTGTATAAtgttaaattcataaaataaaattcaaaatatgaaattgacTCTCTATTTATTTCAAGTACTCTTCAAGGGATATTAtctaaaacaaatcaaaaaaataaaaaataaaaaaaagaaaaagaagatctTGTTAAGCATAAAAAAGGCTCTCATTACCAGATCTgcaaattccaaaatttttgtaaaaccTGGTGTTTCCGGGATCCAAATTCCAAAATGTCATAAATAGGTCCAAGGACACTGGAAATAATAGGCCCAAAGCTACATACAACCGCACCCCAATGCCTTTGTTTTTGGGTCTTGAAACTAGACCCTAGTGTTGTTTGGGTCCAAATGacataatttaaaatgaatagAATTTGTGGGTGAGGTTTGGGTTTCAATAAGTGATAATTcagtaataataatatcttttatAGTATCATATATCTAGGCTTTGAAACCCACCCATTCTTCATGACCTTCTATCTATCTAAAAACATAAATTGGTGGGTCAATTATTGAGGTAGAGAATAGGATGGTCAAAATTATTTGATGTTCCCGTCATGCTATCTAAATATTTTGGTATGGGAAAAATGTCTTTTCTTGTAGagaatttgttttgaattctgTTGTTGTTCTTAACTTCTTGTTGTGGCCTAGTCTCGTTTTTCTTTCGTGAAAGAACGTCTTTTGAACCGTTAACTCTAACTTCATTGTACTACAAGACAATGTTATTAATATTGTTTGGTAACCAATGGTTAAAGAGTCATTTGATGTGATcagaaacaaatatatatatattcatatttgaaaccattatcttttaaaattaGGGATCATTATgtctcatttttaaaaaaaagcatttatgtcaattaataatttaaaaaaaaaaaaaaaagctggaaCAGTACATTAAAGAGCTTTAAagcaaaaactcaaattttattttactcttcccttaagaataatgctagagatacaaactattttacaaactgctgatatgataaattattattagtaaataaaaaagtgatattaatggtaagcgtagatgaaaaccaataaaaggtTGGTcatatcaacattttgtaaaaatgttgtaaaattgtttgcGTATACCATTACTCCTCCCTTAATActtttattgaaatttcaaaaagtgTGACCATTTATGCTACAAGCCTTAAGGCTATATTATAGAAAAACTCTCAATGTTATGAAACaatagaaatttgaaattttaattatgagaaaaaaatactttctttttccttttattttattttacatgagatagaattttactctaatagtctagtctaatctaagtgtatgtgtaTGTGAAACTCTCTTCTAAAATAGCCCTTGCCTCCCTCACACTTCACAAGCTCTTATATTTGTGAAATGACTATCACGCCAAGGGTGCGCAATagttcttttttcatctctTATCTAGTCATGTAAAGGTTATACTTCGAAATTCAAGCTTATAAGTCTTAAATTCTATCACAGATATTCAATACCACACATATATTGAATTAATGAGTAGAAGCATAAGAGAGTTTTATCATAAAGCTATTCATATTGAGAAAATACGCATAATGTTTATTGTGATGGGAGTTTGGAGCTGCTTTAATTAATAGACTAGTATTAAATTGTCTCTACTTAAGTCCATTTCAGTCTAATTTGATCCAATTGGTCATTCGGCCAATTTTGGTTCACTTTGGTCTAGTTCAATCCATTCCGTCCAATTCTTTCTAATTTTGGCTCAATTTAATCCAATTCAGTCCATTTGATCCATGCCAATCCAGTTCAGTCCATTTCGGTATAATTCGATTCATTTCTATCTACTTTATACCATTTTGATCAAATTCAATCTATTTCGGTCCATTTCAATCTACTTCAGTCTTTTTAGTCCAGTTCATCCATCTCAGTCCACTTTGGTaagaatgagagaaaactaGTTTGGgttgaaagtattataaattatttgagtaatattaattgtaattatatgataagttttGATTATTAAGATAATCATCTTTAAGggaatgagaaatttgaaacttaaaaattttagttgtatcaaaagaaattaagaaagtataatgcataataaaaaaaatagaggaaaatgGACCACTTCaaaaaagaacaatataaatagtaaaaccaaaaaacaagatacaattatatatttgtaaaaatagaaagatagaaattacttttagaaattgtttaatttttaaagagaacaaattatctatAATAAGATTTAAAGAATATATTATACATTATACtacatttcaaaataattatacgCATTACATTGTGACTAGTTAACTTTTAAATTAAAGTCACGCGAAGTATGTTTTACATTTATTCTTCTCACTTTTGACCATTCCTTGGTTCTTTTCTCAAATTGGAAATTGATTGGTTTCTCCATTGAAATTAAATGTTACAAATTTAAATGTCTAACTAGTgtcacattatttaaaatttaaaataacattatatgtTGTATTATGTTagattcataaaataaaatctaaataaattatgaaatatactCTCTATTTATTTCAAGTAAACCACAGAAGACATTatctggaaaaaaaatcttgttaagaataaaaaatttctcattacaAGATCTACAAGAAACTATTGGGTGCTTCATAATAACGTTAATGGTATGATCCTGCAAGTACGTATCGCTTTTTCTTGTACATAATCATCAAATTATGGGTGACACACATCTGATTTAGTGCTAATAATTTGCAGTGACAAAGGAACTAATCATTTGATTCATTACCAAACTAGAAGCAATTCTTGGTTGCTGGAGCTATCCAAGGCTCCAAGCTATGACATTCCTTTGTGAAAatgaaagcaaacaaaagaaagaagacaacAATTTTAACGTGGTTCGGCCATGAaagcctacatccacggagtctctattattttttaaagtaatgttAAAGTTACAAATTATTCCACAGATatgattaccaaaaaaaaaaaaaaacttggacaAATACAAGATAAACTAATAAGTGATTGCTAATAGAAACAAAAGGAGGTGCTACAAATCTTATTTTGTTCCAACAttatacaaaatcaaaacctCCTCAAGTCATGATAGCACCTTCCAATAGGGTCATTGGCCCTCTGTTCCTGCATTCAAGGAAGACAATTATCTCTCTAAATCATTGAATTAAGGGAAATCATTTCTATGTATCGGAAGAACATGCTTTGGTTTCCAAAGTAGATTAATGCTATGCGGTGAATGAGGTTTTCCCTTCAAGAGTAAGGAATTGAAACAACTATCCATCTCCCATAGCTTAAAAATCAAGCAACCATTTTAGTTTTAGTCTTGCTAGTAAAAGGATTCATAATAATGCAAGAAGGTTCAGCTTCTGAATCCCAAACTCATTCAACGTTTTTATGGATATGTTATGCAGGAACTTGTGAGATAGTTGAGattataaataactaaatatttcCAAGTAAATTAGTTAAACTTCTTACCCATTAAAATTCCATAGTTGGAGTAATTTATGCCTATGTCTACATCAAAGATCAAAGgtgtctctataaaaaaaaagtatagtgTGCAAGTACAATGCCAATAATCTCAACCTCAGCAATGGTAGAAATCACCAAATCGAAAATAgcttaaatttcattttgatttaTGTGTTTTTCAACGAACTTattaaggggggggggggggggggacaaaaAAGAGCTTATTCTAAATCATAGAAAACAAATTGGACTAATCTTAATCATATGAATAGTACCATCATGTAATCAAATTTCACATGGCATCAATATTATCAATTTCActataataaaagaaagtacCGTGACAAGCACATGACATTGTGTGACTATATGATCCCCCTCCCTCCATAAAGGTTAGAGCAACAAGTACTATAAGAAACAATTTACCTGTAAGTTAAATTACTCTTTCTCCACGTATTCTAGTTCTGAGGAGTTTCTCTCTAATCAAATGCAACTGAGCTACAACATCAATCATGTTCATCCTTTCTCTTGGAGATCCCATAGAACAAGACACTCCAATTCCAAATATCAAAATCAAGCACTCCAGAATTTTGGGACTTCCTATTCGATTTTGAATGTGAGTATCATTTGTCCTTGTTTCCATACCTTCTCTTTCCCAAAGTATAATAGGATCCACAACGTTAATGACTCGTTCGGGCAATGCTCCTTTAACAAAATCATGAAGGTTCAAGTTGTTTTTGAATATGTTATCAGTAGGCCTTTTTCCTGTGAACATCTCCAATAATAGTATGCCATAACTGTAGACATCACCACAAGTTGACACCTCGTTTCCCAAACCATATTCTGCAATTGCACAGAACATTCACAATATGATTGATCTTgcttcatataaaaaaaaaattataatagcaAAACTTTGAAAGAGCTCTTTAGTggcatataaaaggaaaaaaattatgacaggTTAGAAATTTCTTTCAGGACATGCTCCATCTTCTAAAAGGCTTCCTTAAGCTATTTCATGCTTGAAAGTACACCAAGaaatattaagaaagaaaagaatttaatattcaaaaatagaaaaggtaCTCACCTGGAGGAGCATAACCAATTGTTCCTCTTAATCCAATAGAGCTTGATTGATTAGCATGACACTCGGTGGCCTCAAGAAGGAACCTTGCCAAGCCAAAGTCCCCCACATGTCCAATCATTTCATCATCGAGAAGAACATTGCTAGGCTTGAGGTCGCAATGAACAATTGGTGCATGGCAATGATAATGAAGATATTCCAATGCATTTGCAACATCAATAGCAATATTCAATCTTTGAAGAAGATTCAAATTCTTTTGTTCCTCAAGAACCTCATTTGTTCTTGAAATTGGATGCAACCACTCGTCTAGGCTGCCATTAGTCATGAACTCGTATACTAAAGCTTTGAAATCATGACCTTGATAGTCAACACCTGAACATACTGTGAGTACCTTTACCAAATTCCGATGTCTGATGTTTCGCAAAGCCTCACATTCAGCAATAAAACTTTTGGAAGCCCCACGATGCAAAAGGTTGAGCACCTTGACAGCAACTATACATCTATCATGACCAAGAATTCCTCTATACACTGATCCAAAGCTTCCCACACCAATTAAATTAGTGGAGGAAAATGCATCTGTAGCTTTTAGGAGACTTTGGTAAGATACATTCAAGAGTAAATTTTgtgaattatttaaaatactttcccttctctttcttttaaaagaGAAGAGAAGTAGAAATGAAATCACCAAAGTTATTCCAAAAAGGCCACAAAGTATAGAGATTATTAGCTTCAAGGAAAGAGTCAACTTCCTCTTCTTGGGTTTATTGTATTTACATACAGGAAGATCAAACTTTGGCATGCCTCCACATAACTTACTGTTTCCCTTAATCACGGTTGCACTAATGTTCTTGAAAACTCCATTTGTTGGTACCTCACCGTCAAAATCATTATAAGACAAATTCAATAACTGCAAGAAGATAAAGCTctccaaaaattttggaatacTGCCAGAGAAATTGTTTTTAGAaagatctaaaagttgaagGCCCCTTAATGATTCCAAAGATGAAGGAATGACCCCTTGAAAGAAGTTGCTTCTCATGGCTAGATTTTCTAGTTTTACACAGCTACCAAGACTTGTTGGAATTTTTCCAAACAACATATTTTCAGAAATATCCAAGTATtctaaatttatgaaatttccCATTTCTATAGGAAGGACACCTGTAAATTTGTTACCTGACAAGTCTAGAAAAATTGCTGAGAATGACATACCAATAACTTGATATGATATTGTACCACTGAGATTGTTATTAGCAAGATCCAAATTATTCATACTTTCACACTTGCCTAGACTCAAAGGGATGCTTCCTTGAAGATTATTATCTTCTAAAagcaaatttatcaaaatagtTAAATTTCCAAGGCAGGAAGGAATGTTTccaaagaaattgttttcagATAATCTCAAAAGTTGTAACTTTCGAAGTTTTCCAATTTCAAAAGGAATATTTCCTGATAATTTATTGTACGCCATGACTAGCCATTCCAAATTGATCAGATTTCCTATCCCAAGAGGAATGTTCccagatattttattttttcctatatTCAATACGGTGAGGGTAGTTGAGAAATTGACAATGCACTTGGGCAACTCTCCCCCAAAGTTATTTATATGTATTTCAACTATCTTTAAATATGTGGCATTTgtcaaagaacaaagaaaactcAAGTCATTTGCCCCTCCATTTCCAAGCTCATTAAAGTATATTAAAAATAGTGAAAGTTTGTTTAACTTCTCCAAAGAAGGAACTTTTCcacttaaattattttcattaagtTCAAGCAGCCATAGATTTGAGGCATTAGATATTGAAATAGGGATAGGTCCAGTAAATTGATTGGCAAAAATGCTTAAACGTTTGATATTTGGTAGGGTGATTCCTATGTCCAACGGAAGGTGCCCTTGGATTTGGTTGCCTCCTACATCAAACTCCTCTAACGAAGACAAATTGAAGATTGAGGGAGGAATTCTTCCAGACAACCTATTTAATTCGACATAAAAATTTGTAAGTTTCGTCAATTGGCCAAAAGAATGAGGGATACTCCCACCCAAGTTATTAGAATGTGCAGAAAACACTTCTAGAGAGGATAAGTTACCGAAAAAGGGTGGGATACTTCCTGTCAAATTATTTCCTTCAAAAGAAACGATTTGGAGTTTTGACAAAGTGCCAAGAGTTGTAGGTATTTCCCCATCCAAAAGGTTGCGACCAAAATTAATGTAATTGAGGTTGGTGCAATgggataaatttcttggaattttgCCAATATGTGTGTTATTGTACAGTCGTAGGAATTGCAATCTGCGTAAACGGTCAATTTCTAAAGGAATTTCATTATGAAAGCTATTGTCTAATAGTGACAGACGCttcaaaaaacttaaattaccAACATGTGGTGATATAGAGCCTACCAGTTCCGAAAATCGCAGCAGGTCCAACACAATGACCCTCTGATGTCGACGACCACAGGTAACCCCTCGCCATTGACAAAAGTGGATGCTATCATTCCAAGAGCTCAAAAGCTGGAGAGGATCATGAGTGATCTTGGCTTTGAACTCAAGCAACGCCAACCGATCCGTCTCATTATTCCCGCCAACAACAGAGGTGACTAACAAGCCACACCACCAGAGAAGGATAAAAGCATgtatgaaaaaagaagaggacGGTGGAGATGAACTCCACTGGGAAAGCCCCATATGCAATATGGTTGAAGAGGCAGTTGGTACAAGTGTGTATTGTGAGGGAAGGCTAATTTGGCTGTGTATAGAATCTCAAGAAGTGGCAAATTTATAACGAGAGCGAGAGAGAAGAAATTTGGTGCGAGAATTTTGTCTGTCTGATCATCTTGTATTAATCAGACCGTGTACCCATGATCCACGTGGAATGCTATAGTTTGCCCCCTTTGCATTTTAACAATTAAGGTTTGTTTCTTTTAGAGAAGTGTAGCGTTTGTACTCGGCTAAGCCCAAAATACACGTTTCCAGACGAGAAGTCACTAATCCTCGTATAATCACTATAAGAAAATGTCACCTTTGAACTGAATTTTTACATGATTCAAAAGTATCTTCACCAATAAAaggtgttttaaaaatatagtcaaaaatattaaataacaaattttattttaaattaaaaatgagactcctaaaatttagattttttttttctttaggttcatctttttattccctaaaatttagcattttttattcatttttcatccaataaaagtaaaacagcccccaattttttaaaaaaaaaaaaaactaagagatCTTCTAAAATTCAGTCTTCTTTCCCATTACGTTCATCTTATTTTTCATACCCAAACTTTTCTCTATATATCACTATACCACTTTCAAACTAAcgtccaaaaaagaaattaaagtttcatatttctaaaatttattatttttatttgtttgtaaaaaaatatattttcaaattataatagatgtaaattgttaaccattaacaaaaataaaaataaaataaaagagcctctgagcacgagACTAGTAAGATTAGTA from Castanea sativa cultivar Marrone di Chiusa Pesio chromosome 11, ASM4071231v1 harbors:
- the LOC142617738 gene encoding putative LRR receptor-like serine/threonine-protein kinase At3g47570, encoding MGLSQWSSSPPSSSFFIHAFILLWWCGLLVTSVVGGNNETDRLALLEFKAKITHDPLQLLSSWNDSIHFCQWRGVTCGRRHQRVIVLDLLRFSELVGSISPHVGNLSFLKRLSLLDNSFHNEIPLEIDRLRRLQFLRLYNNTHIGKIPRNLSHCTNLNYINFGRNLLDGEIPTTLGTLSKLQIVSFEGNNLTGSIPPFFGNLSSLEVFSAHSNNLGGSIPHSFGQLTKLTNFYVELNRLSGRIPPSIFNLSSLEEFDVGGNQIQGHLPLDIGITLPNIKRLSIFANQFTGPIPISISNASNLWLLELNENNLSGKVPSLEKLNKLSLFLIYFNELGNGGANDLSFLCSLTNATYLKIVEIHINNFGGELPKCIVNFSTTLTVLNIGKNKISGNIPLGIGNLINLEWLVMAYNKLSGNIPFEIGKLRKLQLLRLSENNFFGNIPSCLGNLTILINLLLEDNNLQGSIPLSLGKCESMNNLDLANNNLSGTISYQVIGMSFSAIFLDLSGNKFTGVLPIEMGNFINLEYLDISENMLFGKIPTSLGSCVKLENLAMRSNFFQGVIPSSLESLRGLQLLDLSKNNFSGSIPKFLESFIFLQLLNLSYNDFDGEVPTNGVFKNISATVIKGNSKLCGGMPKFDLPVCKYNKPKKRKLTLSLKLIISILCGLFGITLVISFLLLFSFKRKRRESILNNSQNLLLNVSYQSLLKATDAFSSTNLIGVGSFGSVYRGILGHDRCIVAVKVLNLLHRGASKSFIAECEALRNIRHRNLVKVLTVCSGVDYQGHDFKALVYEFMTNGSLDEWLHPISRTNEVLEEQKNLNLLQRLNIAIDVANALEYLHYHCHAPIVHCDLKPSNVLLDDEMIGHVGDFGLARFLLEATECHANQSSSIGLRGTIGYAPPEYGLGNEVSTCGDVYSYGILLLEMFTGKRPTDNIFKNNLNLHDFVKGALPERVINVVDPIILWEREGMETRTNDTHIQNRIGSPKILECLILIFGIGVSCSMGSPRERMNMIDVVAQLHLIREKLLRTRIRGERVI